AGAGATATAGTAAAATAATCGGAGAATTAATGAAAATTGTATTTAAAATTTTAGTTACAAGTATGCTTTTATGTATATTTGCAAATGCTAAGACCTTAAAAGATGGCTCTTTGACTGTTGCGACAGAGGGGACTTACTCGCCATTTTCTTATTATAATGAAAAACATAAACTAGTCGGGTATGATGTTGATATAGCTCGCGCTATAGCGGATGAACTCGGACTTAAGATAAATTTTGTAACTGCACCATGGGATGCCATACTTGCGGCATTTGATGCAGGTAAGGCTGATACGGTGTTAAACCAGGTGAGTATAACGGACGAGCGTAAGAAAAAATACGACTATACCGAGCCTTATACGGTAGCTTATGCCGCTCTTGTAGTGCGTGCTGATAATGAAGAGATCAAAGGCTTTGATGATCTAAAAGGTAAAAAGTCCGCTCACTCAGCTACAAGTAACTGGGCGAAAATGGCTAGCAGATATGGCGCTCAGATCG
This is a stretch of genomic DNA from Campylobacter sp. RM6914. It encodes these proteins:
- a CDS encoding amino acid ABC transporter substrate-binding protein, yielding MKIVFKILVTSMLLCIFANAKTLKDGSLTVATEGTYSPFSYYNEKHKLVGYDVDIARAIADELGLKINFVTAPWDAILAAFDAGKADTVLNQVSITDERKKKYDYTEPYTVAYAALVVRADNEEIKGFDDLKGKKSAHSATSNWAKMASRYGAQIVTVDGFSKGVELVITKRADATINDNVTYFDYMKQRPKAPLKIIANSSEPIYTAAIVKKDNTELLNQMDEALKSLRKKGVLKEISIRYFGEDVSE